The genomic region CGCCCCCAGACCACAATTACTTCCCCGCGGCCGGACTGGCTGTCAGGTGCACTCACAACCCAGTCTTCAAAGCCATCTCCGTTCAGATCACCCGAACCGGAAAGCGCCCAACCGAAGCGCGAGCCTGACTCCGGCGAACGAATAACAAAATCGGTAATACCTGGCTCATAGACCGGTGGCTCTGGTGGCAGATTTGGATTGTATTCGAAAACATATGGCTGCTCCGAGAGGGAAACCTGACCCGTCAGCAATTCAGATTTAACGGTGATACTGTAGGTGCCCGGCTCAAGCTCGACCGGACGATAATCCAACATCCAATGGCCATCGTCGTCCGCAACCGTGGTCCCGGCAACGACCGCGTTCAAGGTCAATTGCACTGTCGCCAGCGGCGTTGCGAGGCCATGAAACTGAACCGTACTATCGGCAATTCGCCCACTATCAATCAGCCCTGAGTCCGTTTCGATGTACAGTACACGGGGTACTACGACGGCATCTCCGGGGGCAACCGGTTCACCGCCGGTATCCGCCGAATCCGAATCATCGACAGCACGATCAGCAGTGGTGCTTAGAGCGGAAGATGAACCCGAGCTGCCGCCACAGGCGGTTAATATTATGGAGAAAATAAAAACTATACTTAGATAAGTCAGACGATGCGTTCTGTACACCGGGCTGCGCATGGAATAGTCCTGTCCTGAGCATTTGCGATTAAGATAAATACGTCATCAATTGATCTGAAATTTAGTCAAGCATCCAGCTTAACAAAAATCCGATTTAGGCGTTTATAAAATGACGCCACCGAACCGAATCGGCATCACGCCATTTTTTTAAGCACGAAAATATATTTTCCTTCTTCTTCTTCAGAGGACACCAACTCGTGCCCCAGGAATTGACAAAATTTAGGTATATCCCGTTGTGTCGAGGGATCCGTAGCAATGACTTTAAGCACCTCCCCAATTTGCATCTCCCTCACTTTTCCATGCAACATCATCACCGGCTCCGGACACATTAACCCGCTGGCGTCGAAAGTATGGTTGATCTGATTCGTCATTAACTCACCTGTTTGAAGTGCTTTTTGAAAGATCGCTAAATACGACGTTGAAAGTATCGCCAAAGTTACCGAAAATAGCGGCAATGTAAACAAAAACCGCGACTCAACCGAGGCTCGTCATGGCAAAAGTATTGATCGAACGCACCGTTGCCGAAGGTCTGGAACCCAATTACGAACAGACCATCGTCGAATTACTAGGGCACGCGGAAAAGTCACCCGGGTATCTGGGTGGCGAATCCTATCGTGATGCTATGCGACCTAATCATTATGTCGTGATCTCACGCTGGGAAAGCGCCAATGCCTGGCATCTCTGGTTCGGCTCATCTGAACGCTATGAAATGCTAAAAAAAGTCGGTGTTTTTCTGAAAGAACCGGAAAAATGCACCATTCTTGAGCCTTGCATATACCAATCACAACAAGGGCTGTAACGGCGATAACGAGGGCCACCTGGTCAGGCGGGTGCAGCAAATACGGTGATTTCTTCACGGTCATGGTACAGTTGCTTCGCACTCAGCCTATAGCGTTTGCCACCCGCATCCAGCTCCTGCTGCATGCGCTGCAATATCAGATTCACTTCCATCCAGCGGCGTTTCATCGGCAACTTCAGATTAAAAATAGCAAAACGAGTCCACCCTTCTAACAACCAACGTTCCATTAATTCCGCCACTCGCGCCGGCTTATCAACCATATCACACACCAACCAATCAACCGTTCTTGAAGGCCGGTAAGAAAAAGCGTCTTCCTTTAGGTGCGTCACCTGCCCTGAGTCCAACAACGTGGCGTCCATCGGCCCGTTATCAATCGCTACCACCTGCATGCCCCGATTTACCAATTGCCAGGTCCAGCCACCGGGCGCTGCACCCAGGTCGACCGCTTTTTGAAACGGTTTAAGTAACGTCGCTCGTTGTGCTTCCGGTATCAGTTGTAACCAGGCTTCCTCCAGCTTCAGTGTCGACCTGCTCGGTGCCGCTGAAGGCTGTCG from Ketobacter sp. MCCC 1A13808 harbors:
- the tusA gene encoding sulfurtransferase TusA codes for the protein MTNQINHTFDASGLMCPEPVMMLHGKVREMQIGEVLKVIATDPSTQRDIPKFCQFLGHELVSSEEEEGKYIFVLKKMA
- a CDS encoding antibiotic biosynthesis monooxygenase family protein, which encodes MAKVLIERTVAEGLEPNYEQTIVELLGHAEKSPGYLGGESYRDAMRPNHYVVISRWESANAWHLWFGSSERYEMLKKVGVFLKEPEKCTILEPCIYQSQQGL
- the rlmM gene encoding 23S rRNA (cytidine(2498)-2'-O)-methyltransferase RlmM, giving the protein MSKTLLLCRAGFESDLAAEIQEKAGLAGVAGFVRAKSDSGFVIFETVEGQADDILQKRVQFDSLVFARQWLRVIAHLSPLDPADRVTPIVDCFREGTPVRDFWLTFPDTNEGKSLSKLARKLELPLQKGAKGLLHSQSQDHAHLFLISGTEIWVGITSADNGSPWPLGFPRLRQPSAAPSRSTLKLEEAWLQLIPEAQRATLLKPFQKAVDLGAAPGGWTWQLVNRGMQVVAIDNGPMDATLLDSGQVTHLKEDAFSYRPSRTVDWLVCDMVDKPARVAELMERWLLEGWTRFAIFNLKLPMKRRWMEVNLILQRMQQELDAGGKRYRLSAKQLYHDREEITVFAAPA